The following are from one region of the Hemibagrus wyckioides isolate EC202008001 linkage group LG24, SWU_Hwy_1.0, whole genome shotgun sequence genome:
- the LOC131345528 gene encoding serine hydroxymethyltransferase, cytosolic-like isoform X2 produces the protein MSAFITNKLNRILSYLKGYPHDMPLHRALKKTEITNVNYYISKSTRESHDCMMQESLSTNDPEVFNIIQKEKRRQTYSLSLTASENFTSRAVSEVLSSCLTNKFAQRSLRYSGNADSVDELERLCQKRALEVYGLDPEKWGVNVQPYSGSLANFAVYISVVEPHGRIMGLDPGDGGHWSHGFILDKEKFSVASLFFESESYKVNQETGYIDYNQLEESARLFKPKLIIAGPSSYSRNLDYGRLRKVADENGAFLLGDMAHISGLVAAGLVPSPFDYCDIVSTSTYKTLRACKAGAIFYRKGVRSVDEKTGKETLYNLERSICEAVLHRLQGGCHFHSIAGVAIALKQALTPEFKAYQLQVLANCRSLASSLIEKGYKIVTGGTDNHLFLLDLRPNGIDGLRVEKVLQDCAIICNSSPCPGDSVLHPFGLRLGTPALTSRGLVEEDFCLVAELLHRGIQLAVEIQTNMNPKSTFKEFKETLAQDENYQKRVKEIQDVVEAFAGKFPIPGLPEL, from the exons A tgagCGCATTTATAACAAACAAGTTAAACAGGATTTTGAGTTACCTGAAGGGATATCCACATGATATGCCATTACACCGTGCCCT CAAGAAGACAGAAATTACTAATGTTAATTATTACATAAGCAAGAGTACACGAGAGTCACATGACTGTATGATGCAGGAGTCTCTCAGCACTAATGATCCAGAG GTATTTAACATCATTcagaaggagaagaggagacAGACATACAGTTTATCACTTACTGCATCTGAGAACTTTACCAGTCGTGCTGTTTCAGAGGTCCTGAGCTCGTGCCTAACCAACAAATTTGCTCAACGAAG TCTTCGATACTCTGGCAACGCAGACAGTGTGGATGAACTGGAGCGTCTTTGTCAGAAAAGAGCACTGGAGGTTTATGGACTTGATCCAGAAAAATGGGGTGTTAATGTACAGCCTTATTCTG GATCACTTGCCAACTTTGCCGTGTATATATCTGTAGTGGAGCCTCATGGGAGGATCATGGGGCTTGATCCCGGTGATGGTGGCCACTGGAGCCATGGATTTATATTGGACAAGGAGAAATTCTCTGTCGCCTCCCTTTTCTTTGAATCAGAGTCTTACAAG GTCAACCAAGAGACTGGTTACATTGATTACAACCAACTAGAGGAAAGTGCTCGTTTATTCAAGCCAAAACTAATCATTGCAG GTCCCAGCTCCTACTCACGTAACCTGGATTACGGTCGTCTGCGGAAGGTCGCAGATGAGAACGGAGCTTTCCTGCTGGGTGACATGGCACACATCAGTGGACTGGTTGCTGCTGGATTAGTTCCATCCCCCTTTGATTACTGCGATATTGTTTCCACCTCCACTTATAAGACCCTGAGAGCCTGCAAAGCTGGAGCCATATTTTACCGGAAAG GTGTGCGCAGTGTGGATGAAAAAACAGGAAAGGAAACTCTTTACAACCTGGAGAGATCGATCTGTGAAGCTGTGTTGCACAGACTGCAGGGAGGATGTCACTTCCATTCCATTGCAG GAGTGGCTATAGCACTGAAGCAGGCACTGACTCCAGAATTCAAGGCCTACCAGCTACAAGTTCTGGCAAATTGCAGAAGTTTAGCCTCTTCTTTAATAGAAAAGGGCTACAAAATTGTTACAG GGGGTACGGATAATCATCTTTTCTTGCTCGACCTTCGTCCGAACGGAATTGATGGATTAAGGGTAGAGAAGGTGCTACAGGACTGCGCCATTATCTGTAACAGCAGCCCTTGCCCAG GGGATAGTGTACTGCATCCCTTTGGCCTCCGATTAGGGACACCTGCGCTCACATCACGAGGGCTAGTAGAGGAAGATTTTTGCCTAGTGGCAGAATTACTGCACAGAG GCATTCAGTTGGCTGTGGAGATCCAGACCAACATGAACCCCAAATCTACTTTCAAGGAGTTCAAGGAAACTCTGGCTCAGGATGAGAACTATCAAAAAAGAGTCAAAGAAATCCAAGATGTGGTTGAGGCTTTCGCTGGAAAATTCCCCATCCCTGGATTGCCTGAGCTATGA
- the smcr8a gene encoding guanine nucleotide exchange protein smcr8a, translating to MIGSPDVVAFTKEDDFGDSYTDPCSLPEEFSVPLFPHANVNPWLKTSYAKFSKDFILISEFSEQVGPQPLLTIPDDPKVCGTFDLNYFSLRIMSVDYQASFVGHPPGTSYPKLNFVEDSKVVLGDSKEGAFAYVHHLTLYDLEARGFVRPFCMAYISADERKIMQQFQLLSSGFSRASECLKSGNRKAFANELEKKLRDLEYTRSVLHKETEMQKTNSGCYSTQVIEKANELANVEKSIYEHKDLLRQITSYPNSKRGDADQVQCEPDHGAEASKVDHTLSNHSGHEEKHGGTDSESQHPSYVPQLIKAKSAKCFDKRLKTLEELCESDFFLQTMDQLNAIEKSFRGDLCFIYTSQVDRALLRNQKITSFLFESERDDDEEDEGSSRNFYDPNLTAHHASSNFTCEPVSLDSYADDVERSQNRLVLEMVDGHLESSTSDVTQETSEDANDTEMKGSFSSDRSVEAFITLSPGNPDVFSKMSTSSVTGPVTSSSEEQGNVLSVAAAAGKTSSLPECESELNHGDMFETGNLVQMDTACCMGQDGFLYEEPLAEPVEECCEDTVVKSEPLSLLQRDPALQADYIFRESLLTVPRPSMGLMLPELNPSSVSEDMVKMNVEDTSDNASHLSTSTSSDRAASPFTYGSPVTLRQKKKAGHSALRFIRQYPFAQQAIFCLLSGRTLVVLGADEGTVRKLVNALLIFVPNLGKYGESVQPWISTSFQLSDLQRWKLIGLQRVGSPAGSSLLHSLSRYSRYIGILDCDNKTLRCPAYKGTLMGHMADHRTQIKRGSTYYLHVQSILTQLTAKAFLYTFCHHLHLPVSTDQDADSVVQRRTSFLLQLGYTEEESKIIRFFSELIKQHYLQGPLKGVSQSYFSFTYTTSYLYKI from the exons ATGATCGGATCCCCAGATGTGGTGGCATTTACCAAAGAAGATGATTTTGGAGATTCGTACACAGACCCGTGCTCGCTCCCAGAGGAGTTCTCTGTGCCTTTGTTTCCTCATGCAAACGTCAATCCGTGGTTAAAAACCTCCTATGCAAAATTCTCCAAGGATTTCATCCTTATCTCTGAGTTCTCAGAGCAGGTGGGACCACAGCCATTACTCACAATTCCAGATGATCCAAAAGTGTGTGGGACGTTTGACCTCAATTACTTCTCCCTGCGCATCATGTCTGTGGACTACCAGGCTTCGTTTGTGGGACATCCACCAGGCACCAGCTACCCCAAGCTCAATTTTGTCGAGGACTCCAAAGTCGTCCTCGGCGATTCCAAGGAAGGGGCATTTGCCTACGTGCATCACCTGACCCTCTATGACTTGGAGGCGCGCGGCTTCGTACGTCCTTTTTGCATGGCTTATATTTCAGCAGACGAGCGAAAGATCATGCAGCAGTTCCAGCTGCTCTCGTCCGGCTTTTCCAGGGCTTCCGAGTGCTTAAAATCAGGGAACAGAAAGGCCTTTGCAAATGAATTGGAAAAGAAACTGAGAGACCTGGAATACACCAGATCCGTCCTGCACAAAGAGACCGAGATGCAGAAAACCAACAGCGGCTGTTACTCCACACAGGTTATCGAGAAAGCTAATGAACTGGCAAACGTAGAAAAATCTATTTACGAGCATAAAGATTTGCTGAGGCAGATCACTTCATATCCTAACAGTAAAAGGGGAGACGCCGATCAGGTGCAGTGCGAGCCGGATCACGGAGCCGAGGCGAGCAAGGTTGACCACACGCTGTCTAATCATTCCGGACATGAGGAGAAACATGGGGGGACAGATAGCGAGAGTCAGCACCCGTCTTACGTCCCCCAGCTTATTAAAGCAAAATCTGCTAAATGTTTCGATAAACGCTTAAAAACCCTGGAGGAACTCTGTGAATCTGACTTTTTCCTTCAGACCATGGACCAACTGAACGCAATCGAGAAGAGCTTCAGAGGCGATCTTTGCTTCATTTACACCAGCCAGGTTGACCGAGCTCTCTTGAGGAACCAGAAGATCACCAGTTTTCTTTTTGAGTCGGAACGAGACGACGACGAAGAAGACGAAGGCAGCTCCAGGAACTTTTATGACCCAAACCTTACTGCACATCACGCTTCGTCCAACTTCACCTGTGAGCCAGTGAGCCTGGACTCTTACGCCGATGACGTGGAGAGAAGTCAAAATAGGCTGGTTCTCGAAATGGTGGATGGACATCTGGAGTCCAGTACCTCAGATGTTACGCAGGAAACCTCGGAAGACGCCAATGACACTGAAATGAAAGGGAGTTTCAGCAGTGACCGGAGCGTCGAGGCGTTTATAACTCTTAGTCCCGGAAATCCCGATGTTTTTTCAAAGATGAGCACCAGCAGTGTGACTGGTCCTGTAACCTCCTCATCTGAGGAACAAGGAAATGTTCTGTCTgtcgctgctgctgctggaaagACGTCATCGTTGCCAGAATGTGAATCAGAGCTGAATCACGGCGACATGTTTGAAACTGGAAATCTAGTTCAAATGGATACGGCGTGTTGTATGGGACAAGATGGTTTCCTCTACGAGGAGCCTTTAGCTGAACCGGTAGAGGAATGCTGCGAGGACACAGTGGTGAAGAGTGAGCCTCTGTCCCTGCTTCAGAGAGACCCTGCGCTACAAGCCGACTACATCTTCAGAGAGTCTTTGCTGACTGTTCCGAGGCCCAGTATGGGGTTGATGCTTCCTGAACTCAACCCCAGCTCCGTGTCAGAGGATATGGTGAAAATGAACGTGGAGGACACTTCTGACAACGCCAGTCACTTGAGCACCTCCACTAGCTCGGACAGAGCAGCCTCACCCTTCACCTACGGCAGTCCAGTCACGCTCAGGCAGAAGAAGAAGGCAGGCCACAGCGCACTGCGGTTCATCAGGCAGTACCCATTTGCTCAGCAAGCCATTTTCTGCCTTCTGAGTGGAAGAACGCTGGTGGTTCTGGGAGCTGATGAAGGCACTGTGAGGAAGCTGGTGAACGCCTTGCTGATTTTCGTGCCCAATCTCGGCAAGTATGGAGAAAGCGTGCAGCCCTGGATTTCCACCTCCTTTCAGCTGAGCGACCTTCAGCGATGGAAACTCATTGGATTGCAGAG GGTGGGTTCTCCAGCAGGTTCCAGCTTGCTCCATTCCCTGAGCCGCTACAGCCGATATATCGGCATCCTGGACTGCGACAACAAGACGCTCCGATGCCCCGCCTACAAAGGAACGTTAATGGGTCACATGGCAGACCACAGGACGCAGATCAAGCGAGGCAGCACCTACTATCTCCACGTGCAGAGCATATTAACTCAGCTGACAGCGAAGGCCTTCCTTTACACTTTCTGCCATCACCTTCACCTGCCCGTCAGCACAGACCAGGACGCCGACTCTGTGGTACAGCGCAGGACTAGTTTCTTGTTGCAGCTCGGCTACACCGAGGAGGAAAGTAAAATAATCCGCTTCTTCAGCGAGCTCATCAAGCAACATTACCTTCAGGGGCCTTTAAAAGGGGTCAGCCAGTCTTACTTCAGTTTCACTTATACCACCAGCTATTTGTATAAAATCTGA
- the LOC131345528 gene encoding serine hydroxymethyltransferase, cytosolic-like isoform X1, with translation MLMIFGSHQAVNQRRQEEAHLRTFYQQQEAYISDFKNKKTEITNVNYYISKSTRESHDCMMQESLSTNDPEVFNIIQKEKRRQTYSLSLTASENFTSRAVSEVLSSCLTNKFAQRSLRYSGNADSVDELERLCQKRALEVYGLDPEKWGVNVQPYSGSLANFAVYISVVEPHGRIMGLDPGDGGHWSHGFILDKEKFSVASLFFESESYKVNQETGYIDYNQLEESARLFKPKLIIAGPSSYSRNLDYGRLRKVADENGAFLLGDMAHISGLVAAGLVPSPFDYCDIVSTSTYKTLRACKAGAIFYRKGVRSVDEKTGKETLYNLERSICEAVLHRLQGGCHFHSIAGVAIALKQALTPEFKAYQLQVLANCRSLASSLIEKGYKIVTGGTDNHLFLLDLRPNGIDGLRVEKVLQDCAIICNSSPCPGDSVLHPFGLRLGTPALTSRGLVEEDFCLVAELLHRGIQLAVEIQTNMNPKSTFKEFKETLAQDENYQKRVKEIQDVVEAFAGKFPIPGLPEL, from the exons ATGCTCATGATTTTCGGTTCACACCAGGCAGTGAATCAAAGAAGACAAGAAGAAGCACATCTGAGGACATTCTATCAGCAACAGGAAGCATATATCAGCGATTTTAAAAA CAAGAAGACAGAAATTACTAATGTTAATTATTACATAAGCAAGAGTACACGAGAGTCACATGACTGTATGATGCAGGAGTCTCTCAGCACTAATGATCCAGAG GTATTTAACATCATTcagaaggagaagaggagacAGACATACAGTTTATCACTTACTGCATCTGAGAACTTTACCAGTCGTGCTGTTTCAGAGGTCCTGAGCTCGTGCCTAACCAACAAATTTGCTCAACGAAG TCTTCGATACTCTGGCAACGCAGACAGTGTGGATGAACTGGAGCGTCTTTGTCAGAAAAGAGCACTGGAGGTTTATGGACTTGATCCAGAAAAATGGGGTGTTAATGTACAGCCTTATTCTG GATCACTTGCCAACTTTGCCGTGTATATATCTGTAGTGGAGCCTCATGGGAGGATCATGGGGCTTGATCCCGGTGATGGTGGCCACTGGAGCCATGGATTTATATTGGACAAGGAGAAATTCTCTGTCGCCTCCCTTTTCTTTGAATCAGAGTCTTACAAG GTCAACCAAGAGACTGGTTACATTGATTACAACCAACTAGAGGAAAGTGCTCGTTTATTCAAGCCAAAACTAATCATTGCAG GTCCCAGCTCCTACTCACGTAACCTGGATTACGGTCGTCTGCGGAAGGTCGCAGATGAGAACGGAGCTTTCCTGCTGGGTGACATGGCACACATCAGTGGACTGGTTGCTGCTGGATTAGTTCCATCCCCCTTTGATTACTGCGATATTGTTTCCACCTCCACTTATAAGACCCTGAGAGCCTGCAAAGCTGGAGCCATATTTTACCGGAAAG GTGTGCGCAGTGTGGATGAAAAAACAGGAAAGGAAACTCTTTACAACCTGGAGAGATCGATCTGTGAAGCTGTGTTGCACAGACTGCAGGGAGGATGTCACTTCCATTCCATTGCAG GAGTGGCTATAGCACTGAAGCAGGCACTGACTCCAGAATTCAAGGCCTACCAGCTACAAGTTCTGGCAAATTGCAGAAGTTTAGCCTCTTCTTTAATAGAAAAGGGCTACAAAATTGTTACAG GGGGTACGGATAATCATCTTTTCTTGCTCGACCTTCGTCCGAACGGAATTGATGGATTAAGGGTAGAGAAGGTGCTACAGGACTGCGCCATTATCTGTAACAGCAGCCCTTGCCCAG GGGATAGTGTACTGCATCCCTTTGGCCTCCGATTAGGGACACCTGCGCTCACATCACGAGGGCTAGTAGAGGAAGATTTTTGCCTAGTGGCAGAATTACTGCACAGAG GCATTCAGTTGGCTGTGGAGATCCAGACCAACATGAACCCCAAATCTACTTTCAAGGAGTTCAAGGAAACTCTGGCTCAGGATGAGAACTATCAAAAAAGAGTCAAAGAAATCCAAGATGTGGTTGAGGCTTTCGCTGGAAAATTCCCCATCCCTGGATTGCCTGAGCTATGA